One Clostridium estertheticum DNA segment encodes these proteins:
- the spoIIE gene encoding stage II sporulation protein E, with product MQYGIDIFPYQRLRKIKEEVQKKNALNINLIIRAIVYFTVSLLISRVLLINNTAPFGIAFLIATIFINNEKILIITASGTFLGYITLYRSIANLPSYLVLVITIAVLSNTFNKIQAKTRALAFMFSIIIFELFIYNFFILKLSGLMASLNSIFLVLCIFPLYFILDYSLLCFKEIKTKHIFSNEEIISMSIISSLIIAGTWGLSIFNISITNVLGLAFVIIIAYINGSGAGAASGVAMGIIVGMSSENMIIFIGMYGICGLITGVFKETGKWLSVAAYLVAFSIIKIYCITGSEFIIFEAMLAAVIFLTIPLKVYAELSTEFNSDKKREYVEQGYINKIKDTFVGRLNNFSDVLSNMSDILNNLVDNEKLAMKGKSSALVENLADRVCSNCNMKSMCWKRELHYTYAAFEELIQNFERKSDLVPEEIERKCIKRTALLKNTEDIVNKHIINEMWRTRLSEGRELLANQISNMADSVSEIVEDFNSEIQIDTSMEKLICRALDKNRIKYNDIMCLNDKMGRMSIKFSLDACSGRQMCVKELLPIINDVTGKCMCVSDEGCSINPKTNVCKVTIEETPKFHVVSNVARQCKDGEKYNGDSYSFGKLLDGSYMSIISDGMGSGPEAGRESEAAVELIEKFTSAGFSKITAINTVNSIMTLRFSQEEKFSTIDLSSIDLYTGEIDFMKVGAVATFLKSGDSLQIIKSKSLPIGVLDKADIDIQQTKLKNGDIIVMLSDGVLDYNDENVGRVDWIVDYLGKNNCNNPKDLAEGLLSEAKKLSGNRVKDDMTVLVSKIYSLY from the coding sequence ATGCAATACGGTATTGATATATTTCCATACCAAAGACTTAGAAAGATAAAAGAGGAAGTACAAAAGAAAAATGCATTAAATATTAATTTGATTATTAGAGCAATTGTTTATTTTACAGTAAGTTTATTAATAAGTAGGGTGTTGCTTATTAATAATACGGCACCATTTGGTATAGCTTTTTTGATAGCTACAATATTTATTAATAATGAAAAAATTTTAATAATTACAGCAAGTGGTACATTTTTAGGCTATATTACTTTATACCGGAGCATAGCAAATTTGCCATCATATTTGGTATTAGTAATTACCATTGCTGTTTTAAGTAATACTTTCAATAAGATACAGGCGAAAACTAGAGCTTTAGCTTTCATGTTTTCCATTATTATATTTGAATTGTTTATCTATAATTTTTTTATCCTTAAGTTAAGCGGATTAATGGCTTCCTTAAATTCAATATTTCTAGTTTTATGTATCTTTCCTTTATATTTTATTCTAGATTATAGTCTTTTATGCTTTAAGGAAATCAAAACAAAGCATATATTTTCCAATGAAGAGATAATAAGTATGTCCATTATAAGTTCACTAATAATAGCAGGAACTTGGGGACTTAGTATTTTTAACATATCAATTACAAATGTTTTAGGGCTAGCTTTTGTTATAATAATAGCTTATATTAACGGAAGTGGAGCGGGCGCGGCATCTGGAGTTGCTATGGGTATTATTGTAGGAATGTCTTCTGAAAATATGATTATATTTATAGGAATGTATGGTATTTGTGGGCTAATAACAGGTGTGTTTAAAGAAACTGGAAAGTGGCTTAGTGTAGCAGCTTACCTTGTAGCTTTTTCAATAATAAAAATATATTGCATCACAGGGTCCGAGTTTATAATATTTGAGGCAATGCTGGCAGCGGTGATATTTTTGACAATACCACTAAAAGTATATGCGGAATTATCTACAGAGTTTAACTCAGATAAAAAAAGGGAATATGTTGAGCAAGGATATATAAATAAAATCAAAGATACATTTGTAGGAAGGCTAAATAATTTTTCCGATGTACTTTCTAATATGTCAGATATACTAAATAATTTAGTGGATAATGAAAAGTTGGCGATGAAGGGCAAAAGTAGTGCTTTAGTTGAAAATCTTGCAGATCGTGTGTGTAGTAATTGTAATATGAAGTCTATGTGTTGGAAAAGAGAATTACATTATACATATGCAGCATTTGAAGAGTTGATTCAAAATTTTGAAAGGAAGAGCGATCTTGTACCGGAAGAAATTGAAAGAAAATGTATAAAGAGAACTGCACTACTTAAAAATACAGAGGACATTGTTAATAAGCATATTATAAATGAAATGTGGAGAACAAGACTTAGTGAAGGTAGAGAACTTTTAGCAAATCAGATTAGTAATATGGCGGATTCTGTTTCTGAAATCGTTGAAGATTTTAATTCTGAGATTCAAATAGATACTTCTATGGAAAAGCTTATTTGTAGAGCCTTAGATAAAAATAGAATTAAGTATAATGATATTATGTGTTTAAATGACAAGATGGGAAGAATGAGCATTAAATTTTCACTTGATGCGTGTAGTGGAAGGCAAATGTGTGTTAAAGAATTATTGCCTATTATAAATGATGTCACTGGGAAGTGTATGTGTGTTAGTGATGAGGGCTGCAGTATAAATCCAAAGACTAATGTGTGCAAAGTAACTATTGAAGAAACACCTAAGTTCCATGTGGTATCTAATGTGGCTAGGCAGTGTAAAGATGGTGAAAAGTATAATGGAGATAGCTATAGTTTTGGAAAGCTTTTGGACGGTAGTTATATGTCAATTATCAGTGATGGTATGGGATCTGGTCCGGAGGCAGGGAGAGAGAGTGAGGCAGCCGTTGAATTAATAGAAAAATTTACATCCGCAGGTTTTAGTAAAATTACGGCTATTAATACTGTAAACTCAATAATGACACTGAGATTTTCCCAGGAAGAAAAATTTTCAACTATAGATTTAAGTAGCATAGACTTATATACTGGAGAAATTGATTTCATGAAAGTAGGAGCTGTTGCAACTTTCTTAAAATCTGGTGATAGCTTACAAATTATAAAATCAAAATCTCTGCCGATTGGTGTTTTAGACAAGGCGGATATAGACATACAGCAAACAAAACTAAAAAATGGGGATATTATAGTTATGCTTAGTGACGGAGTATTAGATTATAATGATGAAAATGTAGGTAGAGTGGACTGGATAGTTGATTATTTGGGTAAAAATAATTGTAACAATCCAAAAGACTTAGCAGAGGGGCTACTAAGCGAAGCTAAAAAATTAAGTGGAAATAGAGTAAAAGACGATATGACGGTTCTTGTTTCAAAGATATATAGTTTATATTAA
- the tilS gene encoding tRNA lysidine(34) synthetase TilS, whose amino-acid sequence MFDKGDKVIVALSGGPDSTCLLYILNEFKEEMGITLLGAHLNHCLRGLEADKDEEYAKKTCESLNIEFYSKKVDIHRISQEKNISCEMAGREVRYEFFEELMIKFNASKIALAHNANDQAETILMRIMRGTGIEGMVGIKPVRDKIYVRPILHISRSEIEKYCEDNNIHPRIDKSNLETIYARNKVRLDLIPYIEDNFNSDIINTLNRLSGILKNDNDYLENISDKEYKKHCVIGEQMVIINKSAFLQHEAIISRIIRRALLSVNHNLYNFEKIHVWNIIELQKHNTGKTTMLPQDIIAENCYGNIHIHIHKKVTEVNNKEYDLLVNEKNTIQSLNRVIEIDVKSYLQFEEVKGNDFIVYFDYDKIAQPITLRYRKQGDKFTPLGMKGNKKLKDLFMDLKIHKDKRNEIPLICFGNDIAWVVGYRISEKFKVSKNTKNILQIRIGSEE is encoded by the coding sequence ATGTTTGATAAGGGTGATAAGGTTATAGTAGCACTTTCTGGCGGTCCTGACTCCACATGTTTGCTTTATATTTTAAATGAATTTAAGGAGGAAATGGGAATCACACTCCTTGGTGCTCATCTAAACCATTGCCTTAGAGGTCTTGAAGCTGATAAAGATGAGGAATATGCAAAAAAAACTTGTGAGAGTTTGAATATAGAGTTCTATAGCAAGAAAGTGGATATACATAGAATATCGCAGGAAAAGAATATATCTTGTGAAATGGCAGGACGAGAAGTAAGATATGAATTTTTTGAAGAGCTTATGATTAAATTTAATGCAAGTAAAATTGCATTAGCGCATAATGCTAACGATCAAGCTGAAACTATTTTAATGAGGATAATGAGGGGAACAGGTATTGAAGGAATGGTAGGTATCAAGCCTGTCAGGGATAAAATATATGTTCGGCCTATACTTCACATTAGTAGAAGTGAAATAGAAAAATATTGTGAGGATAATAATATTCATCCAAGAATAGATAAATCAAATTTAGAAACAATTTATGCTAGAAATAAAGTTAGGTTAGATTTAATTCCATATATCGAAGATAATTTTAATAGTGACATAATTAATACACTAAATCGCTTATCTGGTATTCTTAAAAATGATAATGATTATTTAGAAAATATTTCTGATAAAGAATATAAAAAACATTGTGTGATAGGTGAGCAAATGGTTATAATAAATAAGAGTGCTTTTTTGCAGCATGAAGCAATCATAAGTAGGATTATACGACGCGCGCTTCTTTCTGTAAATCATAATTTATATAACTTTGAGAAAATTCATGTATGGAACATTATAGAACTTCAAAAACATAATACCGGTAAAACCACAATGTTACCTCAGGATATAATAGCTGAAAACTGTTATGGAAATATACATATACATATACATAAAAAAGTTACCGAAGTTAATAATAAAGAGTATGATCTATTGGTTAATGAGAAAAATACTATTCAATCTTTAAATAGAGTAATAGAAATCGATGTTAAATCATATTTGCAATTTGAGGAAGTTAAAGGAAATGATTTTATTGTTTATTTTGACTATGATAAGATTGCTCAGCCAATAACACTCAGATATAGGAAACAAGGGGATAAGTTCACGCCACTTGGTATGAAGGGAAATAAGAAATTAAAGGATTTATTTATGGATTTAAAAATACATAAAGATAAGAGAAACGAAATCCCTCTAATATGCTTTGGCAACGATATAGCATGGGTAGTTGGATATAGAATTAGTGAAAAATTCAAGGTATCAAAGAATACTAAAAATATATTGCAGATTAGAATTGGAAGCGAGGAATAA
- a CDS encoding acyl-CoA carboxylase subunit beta has product MDKVDNLIEVVKKSHQGGGDSKIEMQHNLHKMTARERIKSILDVGSFIEIGALVGNNGAGVITGHGTVHGKLVYIYVQDYTVDGGAVNIANSNKICNVMDMAIKMGAPLIQVFDSVGAKLSEGLDILTSYGGILKRNAKLSGVVPQIAVIAGPCLGIAALSATMSDFTIMVHNSSELGISSDKRLTSEEEKYVNSKMYSSASNCSENGSIQIVAANDAAAFIIVKKILEYIPSNNMEAAPMGKETPNLNVLNNNLNEMASNEMVNSYEVMRALADEDSVIELNSNWEPSIITCLAKINGLTTGIISNAEKEHANLNIRISEKVSRLVKICNCYNIPIVSIVDTDGFEVSLKEEQNGLSAHASKMIYALIEATVPKVSLIIGKAYGAGFLAFASKEVAFDICYAWPTAKISVTQPESLIKILHKDEIVQAEHPKLKEQEMILKYIEGVTSPYSAAEKGIIDDIIMPSETKQRVFASLDMLHTKREIKYPKKHGTTLI; this is encoded by the coding sequence ATGGATAAGGTAGATAACTTAATTGAAGTTGTAAAAAAATCTCACCAAGGTGGCGGAGATTCTAAAATAGAAATGCAGCATAACCTACACAAAATGACTGCAAGAGAAAGAATAAAATCTATTCTAGATGTAGGCTCATTTATTGAAATAGGTGCTTTAGTAGGAAACAATGGTGCTGGAGTAATAACGGGGCACGGAACTGTCCATGGGAAGTTAGTATATATATATGTTCAAGACTATACAGTAGATGGAGGAGCTGTCAACATTGCAAATAGCAATAAAATTTGCAATGTTATGGATATGGCAATTAAAATGGGAGCTCCACTAATACAAGTTTTCGACTCAGTAGGGGCTAAATTATCAGAGGGATTAGATATTTTAACTTCCTATGGAGGCATATTAAAGAGAAATGCCAAGCTTTCCGGAGTAGTCCCACAAATAGCAGTAATTGCAGGTCCATGTCTCGGAATTGCAGCACTAAGTGCAACAATGAGTGATTTTACAATAATGGTCCATAATTCTTCCGAGCTAGGAATAAGCTCTGATAAAAGGCTTACAAGCGAAGAAGAAAAATATGTAAATAGTAAAATGTATTCAAGTGCTAGCAATTGTAGTGAGAATGGAAGCATTCAGATTGTTGCAGCAAATGATGCAGCGGCATTTATAATTGTAAAAAAAATTCTTGAATATATTCCTTCTAACAATATGGAAGCGGCACCAATGGGCAAGGAAACACCTAATTTAAACGTTTTAAATAATAACTTGAACGAAATGGCCAGTAATGAAATGGTTAATTCATACGAAGTAATGAGGGCCTTAGCTGATGAGGATAGTGTTATTGAATTAAATAGTAATTGGGAACCTAGTATTATAACTTGCTTAGCCAAAATAAATGGACTCACTACTGGCATAATTTCTAATGCAGAAAAAGAGCATGCAAATTTAAATATTAGAATTTCAGAAAAAGTCAGTAGGCTTGTTAAAATATGTAATTGTTACAATATTCCTATAGTAAGCATCGTTGATACTGATGGATTTGAGGTCAGCTTAAAGGAAGAACAAAATGGATTATCTGCTCACGCTTCAAAAATGATATATGCATTAATTGAGGCGACGGTACCAAAGGTTTCACTAATTATAGGGAAAGCTTATGGCGCTGGGTTTTTAGCATTTGCAAGCAAAGAAGTAGCTTTTGATATTTGTTATGCTTGGCCAACTGCTAAAATATCAGTAACCCAGCCAGAATCACTAATAAAAATTTTACATAAGGATGAAATAGTTCAAGCAGAGCATCCTAAATTAAAGGAACAAGAAATGATACTTAAATATATAGAAGGGGTAACTAGTCCATATAGTGCAGCGGAAAAAGGAATTATAGATGATATTATTATGCCTTCAGAGACAAAACAGAGAGTTTTTGCAAGTTTAGATATGCTCCATACTAAGAGAGAGATAAAGTACCCTAAAAAACATGGAACTACTTTAATATAG
- the hpt gene encoding hypoxanthine phosphoribosyltransferase yields MNNDIKEVLYNEDELRDKVRQMGAKISNDYAGRDLILIGILKGSVIFMSDLLKEITIPCKMDFMAVSSYGNSTKTSGVVKILKDLDFEIEGKDVLIVEDIIDSGVTLKYLMKYLSARNPCSLEIICLLNKPDRRAVDIDVKYLGYNVPDYFLVGYGLDFAEKYRNLPYIGILKEEIYK; encoded by the coding sequence ATGAACAATGATATTAAAGAGGTATTGTACAATGAAGATGAATTAAGAGATAAAGTCAGGCAAATGGGCGCAAAGATAAGTAATGATTATGCTGGAAGAGATCTTATACTAATTGGTATTTTAAAGGGATCCGTTATATTTATGTCGGATTTGTTAAAAGAAATTACAATTCCTTGTAAAATGGATTTTATGGCAGTTTCAAGTTATGGTAATTCCACTAAAACCTCAGGAGTTGTGAAAATTTTAAAGGATTTAGACTTTGAAATTGAAGGAAAGGATGTTCTAATAGTAGAAGATATTATAGACTCTGGGGTTACACTTAAATATCTAATGAAGTATCTATCCGCTAGGAACCCCTGCAGTTTAGAAATTATATGCTTACTGAATAAACCAGATAGAAGAGCCGTAGACATAGATGTTAAATATTTGGGCTATAATGTGCCAGATTATTTTCTTGTAGGATATGGATTAGATTTTGCAGAGAAATATAGAAACTTACCATACATAGGAATACTTAAAGAAGAAATTTATAAGTAA
- a CDS encoding sensor histidine kinase yields MKKNGVLKLKKIFTSGFNDIIVEDKLEFMQETNLINSKRIKSISFFIIILDLILLYVDIIKFKDNWLNNQGYKNLLYFHIVLLIICGIHFLCISQGIKTKLFKKVNQKIFNLTYIYALALWCTFLTINAQLTHKQISAYIILVFCIASTMILSLSESLIIYLSTYVILIVGIYMISDNFYDLTGNIINATFAIVLVLLVSKINFSLHLENFINKKIILKHTQELEMQYLKAAKDVKNTEKELTISNELLIKEITMRHEAEIQVIRAELLYEEKNRILNETMEYEKLRTDFFANISHELRTPLNVIFSAEQMIDLLCRKGPINKYTISKYIKTIKQNCYRLIRLIGNLIDITKMDAGYFQVDLQNEDIVKVVEDITLSVAEYIENKNINLIFDTEFEEKIIACDLEKIERIMLNLLSNAVKFTPEKGDIFVNIYECDCNIFISVKDTGIGIPEHLQDAIFERFIQADKSTSRNREGSGIGLSLVKSLANLHCGSISLNSKYGSGSEFILKLPSRTIDIEGKYDTNNNCINNEFVEKINIEFSDIYF; encoded by the coding sequence ATGAAGAAAAATGGTGTATTAAAGTTAAAAAAAATATTTACTTCTGGGTTTAATGATATTATTGTGGAAGATAAATTAGAATTTATGCAAGAAACAAATTTAATAAACTCAAAGAGGATAAAAAGTATTTCATTTTTTATTATAATTTTGGATCTCATACTGCTATACGTAGATATTATTAAGTTTAAAGATAATTGGCTAAATAATCAAGGGTATAAAAATTTACTTTATTTTCATATTGTATTATTAATAATATGTGGTATTCATTTTTTATGTATTAGTCAAGGTATCAAAACAAAACTATTTAAGAAAGTGAATCAAAAGATATTTAATTTAACATACATATACGCATTAGCCCTATGGTGCACTTTTCTTACTATTAACGCCCAATTAACTCACAAACAGATTTCTGCATATATTATCCTGGTATTTTGTATTGCAAGTACCATGATTTTAAGCCTAAGTGAAAGTCTAATTATTTATCTATCTACATATGTAATATTAATTGTTGGAATTTATATGATTTCTGATAATTTTTATGATTTAACTGGGAACATAATAAATGCTACTTTCGCTATTGTATTAGTTTTACTAGTTTCAAAAATAAATTTTTCATTGCATTTGGAGAATTTTATAAACAAGAAGATTATATTAAAACATACCCAGGAATTAGAAATGCAATATTTGAAGGCAGCAAAAGACGTTAAAAACACAGAAAAGGAATTAACTATTTCAAATGAACTTTTAATAAAAGAGATAACAATGAGACATGAGGCAGAAATACAAGTTATAAGGGCCGAGCTTTTGTATGAGGAAAAGAATCGAATTTTAAATGAAACTATGGAATATGAGAAGCTTAGGACGGATTTTTTTGCAAACATATCTCATGAGCTTCGTACCCCGTTAAATGTGATTTTTTCTGCAGAGCAAATGATAGATTTGCTCTGCAGAAAGGGACCGATAAATAAATATACAATAAGTAAGTATATAAAAACAATTAAACAAAACTGCTATAGACTGATACGCCTTATTGGAAACCTAATAGATATTACAAAAATGGATGCAGGTTATTTTCAAGTTGATTTGCAAAATGAAGATATAGTAAAAGTTGTAGAGGATATAACCTTATCTGTAGCAGAATATATAGAAAATAAAAATATAAATCTTATCTTTGATACTGAGTTTGAGGAAAAGATAATTGCTTGTGATCTAGAAAAAATAGAAAGAATTATGTTAAACTTATTATCCAATGCAGTTAAGTTCACACCAGAAAAGGGAGATATATTTGTGAATATTTATGAGTGTGATTGTAATATTTTTATATCGGTAAAAGATACAGGCATAGGTATTCCAGAGCATTTGCAAGATGCTATTTTCGAAAGGTTTATACAAGCTGATAAGTCTACATCAAGAAATAGAGAAGGCAGCGGAATTGGACTGTCCTTAGTAAAATCCCTTGCTAATTTACACTGTGGAAGTATCTCTTTAAATAGTAAGTATGGTAGTGGATCAGAATTCATTTTAAAACTCCCCAGTAGAACTATTGATATAGAAGGAAAATATGATACAAATAATAATTGTATTAATAATGAATTTGTAGAGAAGATAAATATAGAATTTTCAGATATATATTTTTAA
- a CDS encoding formate--tetrahydrofolate ligase has translation MKSDIEIAQSAKMLPILKVAEKMGLTEDDIDLYGKYKSKISLDVLKRNENKKNGKLILVTAINPTPAGEGKSTVTIGLGQALCKQGKNAVIALREPSLGPVFGVKGGAAGGGYAQVVPMEDINLHFTGDMHAITAANNLLSAAIDNHIHQGNDLGIDSRRIIFRRVMDMNDRALRNIVVGLGGKPNGFVREDGFMITVASEIMAILCLSENLMDLKERMGKILVAYDLQSNPIYCSDLKVNGAMALLMKDAIKPNLVQTLDNTPAIIHGGPFANIAHGCNSLLATKMALKLGDYVVTEAGFGADLGAEKFFDIKCRYGNLEPDCVVLVATIRALKHHGGIKKDKLNEPNVQALSKGIENLEKQIENIKKYGVPVVVAINKFMADTQEEIQYISEFCGRMGVKVALTEVWEKGADGGQELADKVLDTMENEKSNFKVLYDHKLTIKEKIGVIATEIYGADGVEYSSSANKQIAEIEKLELDKLPICVAKTQNSLSDNPSLLGRPRNFTINVKEVKISNGAGFIVALTGSIMTMPGLPKVPAADKMDIAEDGTISGLF, from the coding sequence ATGAAAAGTGATATAGAAATTGCACAAAGTGCTAAGATGCTGCCAATACTTAAGGTGGCAGAAAAAATGGGATTAACTGAGGATGATATTGATTTATATGGAAAATATAAATCAAAGATTTCTTTAGATGTACTAAAAAGAAATGAAAACAAAAAAAATGGTAAGCTAATATTAGTTACAGCCATCAATCCAACTCCTGCAGGGGAAGGGAAATCTACGGTTACAATAGGGCTTGGACAAGCGTTATGTAAGCAAGGTAAGAATGCAGTGATAGCACTTCGAGAACCTTCCCTTGGACCCGTATTCGGCGTTAAAGGTGGAGCTGCTGGTGGCGGGTATGCTCAAGTGGTGCCAATGGAGGATATAAATTTACATTTTACTGGGGATATGCATGCAATAACCGCAGCTAACAATTTACTATCAGCTGCTATAGATAATCATATTCATCAAGGTAATGATTTAGGAATTGATAGCAGAAGAATCATATTTAGAAGAGTCATGGATATGAATGATAGAGCTCTTCGAAATATTGTTGTTGGACTTGGTGGTAAGCCTAACGGGTTTGTGCGCGAAGACGGCTTTATGATAACCGTTGCGTCAGAAATAATGGCCATTTTATGTTTATCTGAAAACCTTATGGATCTAAAAGAGAGGATGGGCAAAATTTTAGTAGCCTATGACCTGCAAAGTAATCCGATTTATTGCAGTGACTTAAAAGTAAATGGTGCAATGGCACTACTTATGAAGGATGCTATAAAACCAAACCTAGTTCAGACCCTTGATAACACACCAGCAATAATACATGGTGGACCTTTTGCAAACATTGCTCATGGCTGCAATAGTCTACTTGCTACTAAAATGGCTTTGAAACTTGGCGACTATGTTGTAACAGAAGCTGGATTTGGAGCAGATTTAGGGGCTGAGAAATTCTTTGATATAAAATGTAGATATGGTAATTTAGAGCCAGATTGTGTTGTTCTTGTGGCTACAATAAGAGCACTTAAACATCATGGTGGAATAAAAAAAGATAAACTAAACGAGCCTAATGTACAAGCTCTCTCAAAAGGAATAGAAAATCTAGAAAAACAAATAGAAAACATTAAGAAATACGGAGTTCCTGTAGTAGTCGCAATAAATAAATTCATGGCTGATACGCAAGAAGAAATCCAGTACATAAGTGAATTTTGTGGCAGGATGGGTGTTAAAGTAGCATTAACCGAAGTATGGGAAAAAGGTGCAGATGGCGGCCAGGAGTTAGCAGACAAAGTATTAGATACTATGGAAAATGAAAAAAGTAACTTTAAGGTTTTATATGATCACAAGCTAACTATAAAAGAAAAAATAGGTGTTATTGCCACAGAAATATATGGGGCAGATGGAGTAGAATATAGCTCTTCTGCAAATAAACAAATTGCCGAAATAGAAAAACTTGAATTAGATAAACTCCCTATATGTGTTGCTAAAACTCAAAATTCACTATCGGATAATCCAAGTTTACTAGGAAGACCAAGAAATTTCACAATAAATGTAAAAGAAGTTAAGATTTCTAATGGAGCCGGATTCATTGTAGCTTTGACGGGTAGCATAATGACAATGCCTGGTCTTCCTAAGGTACCAGCAGCTGATAAAATGGATATTGCTGAAGATGGTACTATATCTGGTTTATTCTAA
- the ftsH gene encoding ATP-dependent zinc metalloprotease FtsH: MKKISSASIWLVVLVLVILAALALSETSKDASTIRVDKFQEYWNKKEIKSVQVREDKTVVGELKDGTKYETIVPLQRLLQVMDQNPNKDVQETYIKPATMPMWLQIVPTLLIILMLVAFWFMYMQQSQGGGGGGNRGVMNFGKSRAKIATPDKKKVTFDDVAGEDEEKEELAEVVDFLKQPKKYLEAGARIPKGILLVGPPGTGKTLLARAVSGEAGVPFYSISGSEFVEMFVGVGASRVRDLFEQAKKSAPCIIFIDEIDAVGRQRGAGLGGGHDEREQTLNQLLVEMDGFGVNEGIIMIAATNRPDILDPALLRPGRFDRHILVGAPDVKGREEILKVHSKGKHLSDQVSLQVLAKRTPGFTGADLENLMNEAALLTVRNNKTVIEMKELDEAVTRVIAGPEKKSKVISEKDRKLTAYHEAGHAVVMKYSPLSDPIHQISIIPRGMAGGYTMHLPEEDTAYTSKLKLKDEMVGLLGGRVAEKLILQDISTGAKNDIDRASAIARKMIMEYGMSDELGPISFGNDHNEVFLGRDLGKSRNFSEQIAFKIDSEVKALIDEAYAKAEKILTENINKLHAVAQELLVHEKLEGTDFEEIIARPDTDSIDLSKI; encoded by the coding sequence ATGAAAAAAATTTCGAGTGCATCAATTTGGCTCGTAGTACTTGTACTTGTGATTTTAGCAGCATTAGCCTTAAGTGAAACTAGTAAAGATGCTAGCACAATTAGAGTTGATAAATTTCAAGAATATTGGAATAAAAAAGAAATTAAAAGCGTTCAAGTAAGAGAAGATAAAACTGTAGTAGGAGAATTAAAGGACGGAACAAAATACGAAACAATAGTTCCATTACAAAGATTATTGCAAGTTATGGACCAAAATCCAAACAAAGATGTCCAAGAAACATATATAAAACCCGCTACCATGCCAATGTGGTTACAAATAGTACCAACATTGCTTATAATTCTAATGTTAGTAGCATTTTGGTTTATGTATATGCAGCAATCACAAGGTGGTGGCGGTGGTGGTAATAGAGGTGTAATGAATTTTGGAAAAAGTAGAGCCAAAATAGCTACACCGGATAAAAAGAAAGTTACATTTGATGATGTAGCAGGAGAAGATGAAGAAAAAGAAGAACTGGCAGAAGTTGTTGATTTCTTAAAACAACCTAAAAAATATTTGGAAGCCGGCGCAAGAATTCCTAAAGGGATTCTTCTTGTAGGACCACCAGGTACAGGTAAGACTTTACTTGCGAGAGCCGTATCAGGAGAAGCCGGAGTGCCTTTCTATAGCATATCAGGTTCTGAGTTTGTAGAGATGTTTGTAGGTGTTGGAGCTTCGAGAGTAAGAGATTTATTTGAACAAGCGAAAAAAAGCGCTCCTTGTATAATATTTATTGATGAAATTGATGCAGTAGGTAGACAAAGGGGAGCAGGTCTTGGTGGTGGTCATGATGAAAGAGAACAAACGCTAAATCAACTATTAGTTGAAATGGATGGATTTGGCGTAAATGAAGGTATAATCATGATAGCTGCTACTAATAGACCAGACATATTGGATCCTGCTCTTTTAAGACCGGGTAGATTTGATAGACATATATTAGTCGGTGCACCTGATGTTAAAGGAAGAGAAGAAATTCTTAAGGTACATTCTAAAGGTAAACATTTATCAGATCAAGTAAGTCTTCAAGTATTAGCAAAAAGAACACCTGGGTTCACTGGTGCAGACTTAGAAAATTTAATGAACGAAGCTGCGCTTCTTACAGTAAGAAATAATAAAACAGTTATAGAGATGAAAGAGTTAGATGAAGCCGTAACTAGGGTTATTGCAGGTCCTGAAAAGAAGAGCAAGGTTATCAGCGAAAAAGATAGAAAATTAACTGCCTATCATGAAGCGGGGCATGCTGTAGTTATGAAATATTCACCACTTTCAGATCCAATTCATCAAATAAGTATTATACCAAGAGGTATGGCGGGTGGATACACAATGCACCTACCTGAAGAAGATACTGCTTATACTTCAAAATTAAAACTTAAAGATGAAATGGTTGGACTTCTCGGTGGTAGAGTTGCAGAAAAATTAATACTTCAAGATATTAGTACCGGTGCTAAGAATGATATTGATAGAGCATCAGCTATTGCAAGAAAAATGATTATGGAATATGGTATGAGTGATGAACTTGGACCAATATCTTTTGGTAATGATCATAATGAAGTATTCCTTGGAAGAGATTTAGGTAAAAGTAGAAACTTTAGTGAACAGATAGCTTTCAAAATAGATTCAGAAGTTAAGGCACTTATTGATGAAGCCTATGCAAAGGCTGAAAAAATCCTTACTGAAAATATAAATAAACTCCACGCTGTAGCTCAAGAACTACTTGTACACGAAAAGCTCGAAGGAACAGATTTTGAGGAAATAATTGCTAGACCAGATACAGATAGCATTGATTTATCAAAAATTTAG